A DNA window from Providencia huaxiensis contains the following coding sequences:
- the mraZ gene encoding division/cell wall cluster transcriptional repressor MraZ has product MFRGATLVNLDSKGRLTVPTRYRGMLNEESKGQMVCTIDLHQPCLLLYTLPEWEIIEEKLSRLSTMNPAERRVQRLLLGHASECQMDNAGRLLLANTLRQHAGLTKEVMLVGQINKFELWDEQTWYQQVEDDIAAERLTNEPLSARLQDLSL; this is encoded by the coding sequence ATGTTTCGTGGGGCAACACTGGTTAATCTCGACAGCAAAGGGCGTCTAACCGTGCCGACTCGTTACCGAGGTATGCTGAACGAGGAATCGAAAGGGCAAATGGTCTGTACCATTGACCTTCACCAGCCGTGCCTACTGCTTTATACCTTACCGGAGTGGGAGATTATCGAAGAAAAGCTTTCTCGGTTATCGACGATGAACCCAGCGGAACGACGCGTGCAACGGCTGTTACTGGGCCATGCAAGTGAATGTCAAATGGACAACGCGGGGCGTCTTTTGTTAGCCAATACATTGCGTCAGCATGCAGGGCTAACAAAAGAGGTCATGTTGGTTGGCCAGATTAATAAATTTGAACTTTGGGATGAACAAACTTGGTATCAGCAAGTGGAAGATGACATTGCCGCTGAGCGCCTTACCAATGAACCACTTTCAGCCCGCTTACAGGATTTGTCACTTTAA
- the ftsL gene encoding cell division protein FtsL: MVPERHSLARVIGRDLFRYGIVPLILLSAIIISAVFVVTTAHETRLLTAAKDKLYEEKDLLDIEWRNLILEENALASHSRIERLSVEKLQMVQVEPSQEKIIVSKQ, translated from the coding sequence ATGGTTCCAGAAAGGCACAGCCTAGCACGCGTCATTGGGCGTGATTTATTTCGTTATGGCATCGTTCCTTTGATTTTATTGTCTGCAATTATAATTAGTGCCGTTTTTGTCGTGACTACCGCACATGAAACGCGTTTGTTAACGGCCGCAAAAGATAAATTGTATGAAGAAAAAGACTTATTAGATATCGAATGGCGCAATCTGATCCTTGAAGAAAATGCCCTTGCGAGCCATAGCCGAATAGAACGTTTATCGGTTGAAAAATTACAGATGGTACAAGTTGAACCATCACAAGAAAAAATTATTGTTTCTAAGCAATAA
- the murF gene encoding UDP-N-acetylmuramoyl-tripeptide--D-alanyl-D-alanine ligase, with translation MISLTLAQLAQVTQGQVESVADTTLLISAVSTDSRKIAENCLFIALKGERFDAHDFAQQVVVSGAKALLVERKLEVDCPQVIVKDTRIAMGQLAAWVRQQSRARIVGLTGSSGKTSVKEMTASILSERGKTLYTAGNLNNDIGVPLTLFRLTNDDDFAVIEMGANHPNEIAYTTSIVKPEAALVNNLFAAHLAGFGSPEGVAKAKGEIYQGVPEEGTAIVNLDSYSEKWQFQPRQTVWYYSLTPQAKADFYPSDIQVKQLTTDFVLHTPVGSVDITLPLPGLHNIANVLAASALAISVGASLEDIKNGLAKTQAVPGRLYPVRLSEHKVVLDDTYNANDGSMIAAIHVLEKMPGYRILVVGDMGELGDYAEDCHQRVGVAAKQAGLDKVFSVGQLSELISQFSECGEHFTVKADLLTRLIPLAQQKDVVSILVKGSRSSAMEDVVNALKECFEC, from the coding sequence ATGATCTCGCTAACACTCGCTCAATTGGCGCAAGTAACTCAAGGGCAGGTTGAATCTGTTGCGGATACAACGCTCTTGATTAGCGCAGTGAGTACGGATAGCCGCAAAATTGCTGAAAATTGTCTCTTTATTGCTTTAAAAGGTGAACGCTTCGACGCCCATGATTTTGCACAGCAAGTGGTGGTTTCGGGAGCGAAAGCATTACTCGTTGAGCGCAAACTGGAAGTGGATTGCCCTCAAGTCATCGTAAAAGACACGCGTATTGCGATGGGCCAATTAGCAGCATGGGTTCGTCAGCAAAGTAGAGCTCGAATTGTTGGTTTGACGGGGTCTTCAGGCAAAACATCGGTCAAAGAAATGACCGCATCCATTTTATCTGAGCGCGGTAAAACTTTATATACCGCCGGTAATTTAAACAACGATATTGGTGTGCCTTTGACACTATTTCGTTTAACAAATGATGATGACTTCGCGGTGATAGAAATGGGTGCAAATCACCCAAATGAAATCGCCTACACAACCAGTATTGTTAAACCAGAAGCGGCGTTAGTTAACAATTTATTTGCTGCGCACTTAGCGGGCTTTGGTTCACCTGAAGGGGTTGCTAAAGCGAAAGGTGAAATTTATCAAGGCGTTCCTGAAGAAGGAACCGCGATTGTTAACCTTGATAGCTACAGTGAAAAATGGCAGTTTCAGCCACGCCAAACTGTTTGGTATTACTCGCTAACGCCACAAGCAAAAGCGGATTTCTATCCTTCTGATATCCAAGTGAAACAGCTGACAACAGATTTTGTGTTACATACCCCTGTTGGAAGCGTTGATATCACTTTGCCATTACCGGGGCTACATAATATCGCGAATGTATTAGCAGCGAGTGCATTGGCGATTTCAGTTGGCGCTAGCCTAGAAGACATCAAAAACGGCTTAGCAAAAACACAAGCAGTACCAGGGCGTTTATATCCAGTGCGCTTGAGTGAGCACAAAGTGGTATTAGACGACACTTATAACGCGAATGATGGCTCGATGATTGCGGCAATTCATGTCCTTGAAAAAATGCCGGGCTACCGCATCTTGGTGGTTGGGGATATGGGGGAGCTGGGCGATTATGCAGAAGATTGCCATCAGCGTGTTGGTGTTGCCGCTAAGCAGGCTGGCTTAGACAAAGTATTCAGTGTTGGTCAATTAAGTGAGTTGATCAGCCAATTTAGTGAGTGTGGTGAGCACTTCACAGTGAAAGCAGATTTATTAACCCGACTAATTCCGCTAGCACAGCAGAAGGACGTTGTTTCTATTTTAGTTAAAGGTTCACGCAGCTCCGCGATGGAAGATGTGGTGAATGCATTGAAGGAGTGCTTCGAATGTTAG
- the mraY gene encoding phospho-N-acetylmuramoyl-pentapeptide-transferase, with the protein MLVWLAEMLVHKFSVLNVFSYLTFRAIVGLLTALAIALWMGPHLIAYLQKMQIGQVVRNEGPESHFSKRGTPTMGGLLILFSITVSTLLWARLDNPYVWCVLLVLVGYGIVGFVDDYRKVVRKDTRGLIARWKYFWQSVIALIVAFSMYAIGKDTPATQLVVPFFKDVMPQLGMLYILLTYFVIVGTSNAVNLTDGLDGLAIMPTVFVAAGFALVAWATGNVNFASYLHIPFLPHAGELVIVCTAIVGAGLGFLWFNTYPAQVFMGDVGSLALGGALGTIAVLLRQEFLLVIMGGVFVVETLSVILQVGSFKLRGQRIFRMAPIHHHYELKGWPEPRVIVRFWIISLMLVLIGLATLKVR; encoded by the coding sequence ATGTTAGTCTGGCTTGCCGAAATGTTGGTCCACAAGTTTTCTGTTCTGAACGTCTTCTCTTATTTGACGTTCAGGGCCATTGTCGGTTTGCTGACAGCACTCGCTATTGCATTGTGGATGGGACCTCATTTAATTGCTTACCTACAAAAAATGCAAATTGGTCAAGTCGTTCGTAACGAAGGCCCTGAGTCTCACTTTAGTAAGCGTGGAACCCCAACCATGGGCGGGTTATTGATTTTATTTTCAATCACCGTTTCAACGTTGCTATGGGCTCGCTTAGACAACCCTTACGTTTGGTGTGTTCTGCTTGTGCTCGTTGGGTATGGTATTGTCGGTTTTGTTGATGATTACCGTAAAGTGGTACGCAAAGATACTCGTGGTTTAATTGCCCGTTGGAAATATTTTTGGCAATCCGTGATTGCGTTAATTGTTGCCTTTTCCATGTACGCGATTGGTAAAGATACTCCGGCAACTCAGTTAGTTGTGCCATTTTTCAAAGATGTGATGCCACAACTGGGCATGCTGTATATTTTGTTGACGTATTTTGTGATTGTTGGAACCAGTAACGCCGTAAACCTAACCGATGGTTTGGATGGCTTAGCTATCATGCCAACGGTATTCGTTGCCGCAGGTTTTGCATTAGTGGCATGGGCAACAGGTAACGTCAATTTTGCCAGTTACTTACATATTCCATTCTTACCCCATGCAGGTGAATTAGTGATTGTCTGTACTGCCATTGTTGGAGCAGGGTTAGGCTTCTTATGGTTTAACACTTATCCAGCGCAAGTATTTATGGGGGATGTTGGCTCATTGGCGCTTGGCGGTGCTCTAGGGACTATTGCGGTATTACTGCGCCAAGAGTTTTTATTAGTGATTATGGGCGGTGTGTTCGTCGTTGAGACGCTGTCAGTTATTTTACAAGTCGGTTCATTTAAATTGCGCGGACAACGTATTTTCCGTATGGCACCAATTCACCACCATTATGAATTGAAGGGTTGGCCAGAGCCACGTGTTATCGTGCGTTTCTGGATTATCTCGCTAATGTTAGTCCTGATTGGGCTGGCAACCTTAAAGGTGCGTTAA
- the murD gene encoding UDP-N-acetylmuramoyl-L-alanine--D-glutamate ligase: MVDYQGKNVVIIGLGITGLSCVHFFLARGVVPRVMDTREVPPGVDKLPANVECHSGSLNNSWLQAADLIVASPGIALATPQLQQAAENSIEIVGDIELFCREADAPIVAITGSNGKSTVTSLVGEMAKVAGISVGVGGNIGTPALSLLNAGHRLYVLELSSFQLETTSSLEATAATVLNISEDHMDRYPLGLDQYREAKLKIYHNAKNCIVNVQDALTLPANHTLGECISFGLNSGDYFFDTQKRVLVAKGKELLDVNEMHLTGQHNYLNGLAALALADAVNIPRSACLQVLKEYTGLAHRFELVLFNNGVRWINDSKATNVGSTEAALNGLHVDGNIYLLLGGDGKSADFSPLKQYIAADNYRLYCFGRDGKALADMAPEKSVLTETMEQSLRQIAPQLKAGDMVLLSPACASLDQFKSFEQRGTVFAQLAQELG; the protein is encoded by the coding sequence ATGGTCGATTATCAGGGTAAGAACGTAGTCATTATTGGGCTGGGGATCACCGGCCTATCTTGCGTTCACTTTTTCTTGGCACGCGGTGTTGTCCCCCGTGTTATGGATACCCGTGAAGTGCCGCCAGGTGTAGATAAACTCCCAGCAAATGTGGAATGTCATAGTGGTAGCTTGAATAATAGCTGGCTACAAGCAGCCGATTTAATTGTTGCTAGTCCAGGAATTGCGTTGGCAACGCCTCAGTTACAGCAAGCGGCAGAAAACAGCATCGAAATTGTGGGTGATATCGAACTGTTTTGCCGTGAAGCGGATGCACCGATTGTCGCCATTACCGGTTCAAATGGTAAAAGTACCGTCACGTCATTGGTGGGTGAAATGGCGAAAGTAGCGGGTATTTCAGTTGGTGTTGGTGGAAATATTGGTACGCCTGCGCTTTCATTACTCAATGCAGGGCATCGTTTATACGTTTTAGAGCTTTCAAGCTTCCAACTAGAAACCACATCAAGCCTAGAAGCGACCGCTGCGACAGTCTTAAATATTAGTGAAGATCATATGGATAGATATCCATTAGGTCTAGACCAGTACCGTGAAGCAAAATTAAAAATTTATCACAATGCTAAAAACTGCATTGTTAACGTACAAGATGCGCTGACCTTACCCGCAAATCATACTTTGGGTGAATGCATAAGCTTTGGCTTAAATAGTGGTGATTATTTCTTTGATACTCAAAAACGGGTGTTAGTGGCGAAAGGAAAAGAGCTGCTCGATGTCAACGAAATGCACCTAACGGGTCAACATAATTATCTCAATGGGTTAGCCGCGTTAGCATTGGCGGATGCCGTGAATATTCCTCGCTCTGCATGCCTTCAAGTCTTGAAAGAATATACGGGGCTAGCACATCGCTTCGAGTTAGTGTTATTCAACAACGGTGTGCGCTGGATTAATGACTCTAAAGCCACAAATGTTGGAAGTACGGAAGCGGCGTTAAATGGGTTACATGTGGATGGCAATATCTATTTATTATTGGGTGGTGATGGTAAGTCAGCTGATTTTTCACCATTAAAACAATATATTGCTGCGGATAACTACCGTCTATACTGTTTTGGTCGTGATGGGAAAGCATTAGCTGATATGGCCCCTGAAAAATCCGTCTTGACTGAAACTATGGAACAAAGCTTACGCCAAATTGCGCCACAATTAAAAGCGGGGGACATGGTGTTGTTATCCCCTGCATGTGCCAGCTTGGATCAGTTTAAAAGTTTTGAGCAGCGTGGGACTGTCTTTGCTCAATTAGCCCAGGAGCTAGGTTAA
- the cra gene encoding catabolite repressor/activator, translating to MKLDEIARLAGVSRTTASYVINGKAKQYRVSDKTVEKVMAVVREHNYHPNAVAAGLRAGRTRSIGLVIPDLENTSYTRIANYLERQARQRGYQLLIACSEDQPDNEIRCVEHLLQRQVDAIIVSTALPPEHPFYQRWANRSLPIIALDRALEKEHFISVVGDDQEDAFMISAELRKFKAESVLYLGALPELSVSYLREQGFRKAWNEDPRKIDYLYANSYERDSAAEVFAHWLDSGNEMPDALFTTSFSLLQGVLDVALKRSGRLPEHMVIATFGDNELLDFLECPVLSLAQRHRDIAERILELVLASLDEKQKPEAGITRIRRDLCRRGSLGRKQ from the coding sequence GTGAAACTGGATGAGATAGCCCGTCTAGCGGGTGTTTCCCGCACAACGGCTAGTTATGTGATCAACGGCAAGGCCAAGCAGTATCGAGTCAGCGATAAAACTGTAGAAAAAGTGATGGCAGTCGTCAGAGAACACAATTACCATCCAAATGCAGTTGCTGCGGGGCTACGAGCAGGGCGCACCCGTTCGATTGGGTTAGTGATCCCTGACTTGGAGAATACTAGCTATACCCGTATAGCAAATTACCTTGAAAGGCAGGCGCGTCAACGTGGTTATCAATTGCTGATAGCATGCTCGGAAGACCAACCCGACAATGAAATTCGTTGTGTTGAGCACCTTTTACAGCGGCAAGTTGATGCGATTATTGTCTCGACAGCATTACCGCCAGAGCACCCGTTTTATCAGCGTTGGGCGAACCGTTCGTTACCGATTATCGCACTTGATAGAGCCCTTGAAAAAGAACACTTTATTAGTGTCGTTGGTGATGACCAAGAAGATGCTTTCATGATTTCAGCAGAATTACGCAAATTTAAAGCTGAGTCAGTGTTGTATTTAGGGGCGTTACCTGAACTGTCAGTCAGTTATCTACGCGAACAAGGTTTCCGTAAGGCGTGGAATGAAGACCCGCGCAAGATTGATTACCTGTATGCAAATAGCTATGAACGCGATTCAGCCGCAGAGGTGTTTGCACATTGGCTGGATAGCGGTAATGAGATGCCAGACGCGTTATTTACAACATCATTTTCCTTACTACAAGGTGTCTTGGATGTTGCGTTGAAGCGCAGTGGTCGTTTACCTGAGCACATGGTTATTGCCACATTTGGTGATAACGAGCTATTAGATTTTCTTGAATGCCCAGTGTTGTCCCTTGCACAGCGCCATAGAGATATCGCTGAACGTATCTTAGAACTGGTTCTTGCCAGCCTTGATGAAAAGCAAAAACCAGAAGCGGGTATTACTCGTATTCGTCGTGATTTATGTCGCCGCGGAAGCTTAGGTCGTAAGCAGTAA
- the murE gene encoding UDP-N-acetylmuramoyl-L-alanyl-D-glutamate--2,6-diaminopimelate ligase: MADRNLCDLLSPFGVSTTPISLREMTLDSRKAAAGDLFIAIKGHQSDGRHYIPQAIAQGVSAVIAEAEGEAVEGEIRFVHGVPVIYLNDLNNRLSALAGEFYQQPSANMKLVGVTGTNGKTTTTQLIAQWAHGLGETSAVMGTVGNGLLGHVSPSENTTGSAVDIQLELTQLLNQKATLTAMEVSSHGLVQGRVAALQFDAVVFTNLSRDHLDYHGDMESYEAAKWLLFSTHNAKSQIINADDVIGLKWLQRLPQACAVTMENRIPADWQGPWLKATEVEYHDKGATIHFDSTWGKGAFESPLMGAFNVSNLLVAMATLLMMEYPLDKLLAAASSLSPVCGRMEVFSAPNKPTVVVDYAHTPDALEKALAAARLHCKGQLWCVFGCGGDRDKGKRPLMGAAAEEYADKIVITDDNPRSEDPIDIINDIMAGLLDSSRALAIPGRPEAVTNTILQASPDDVIVIAGKGHEDYQIIGNRKLDYSDRLTVARLLGVIA; this comes from the coding sequence GTGGCAGATCGTAATCTTTGTGATCTACTCTCACCCTTTGGTGTGAGCACAACTCCAATCTCACTACGTGAGATGACGCTAGACAGCCGAAAGGCTGCCGCGGGCGATCTGTTTATTGCAATAAAAGGCCATCAATCGGATGGGCGACACTATATTCCTCAAGCGATTGCTCAAGGGGTTTCCGCTGTGATAGCGGAAGCAGAAGGTGAAGCCGTTGAAGGCGAAATTCGTTTTGTTCACGGTGTACCTGTTATTTATTTAAATGACCTGAATAACCGTTTATCAGCTCTTGCTGGTGAGTTTTATCAGCAGCCATCAGCAAATATGAAACTTGTTGGCGTGACCGGTACTAATGGCAAAACAACCACGACACAATTAATTGCTCAGTGGGCTCATGGACTAGGGGAAACTAGCGCTGTAATGGGAACTGTGGGTAATGGCTTATTAGGCCATGTATCACCAAGCGAAAACACCACAGGCTCTGCGGTAGATATCCAACTTGAATTGACTCAGTTATTAAACCAAAAAGCGACATTAACCGCGATGGAAGTGTCTTCTCATGGCTTAGTGCAAGGTCGTGTTGCCGCTTTACAGTTCGATGCCGTTGTGTTTACTAATTTAAGCCGTGATCACCTTGACTATCATGGTGACATGGAGAGTTATGAAGCCGCGAAATGGCTATTGTTTTCTACACATAATGCAAAATCGCAAATCATCAATGCAGATGATGTTATTGGCTTGAAATGGCTACAACGTTTACCACAAGCCTGCGCTGTTACGATGGAAAACCGTATCCCAGCAGACTGGCAAGGACCATGGTTGAAAGCCACTGAAGTGGAATACCACGACAAGGGCGCGACCATTCATTTTGACTCCACTTGGGGCAAAGGCGCATTTGAAAGCCCACTGATGGGGGCATTTAATGTCAGCAACTTATTAGTTGCAATGGCAACCTTGCTAATGATGGAGTATCCATTGGATAAACTGCTTGCGGCGGCCTCTTCATTGTCACCCGTTTGCGGTCGAATGGAAGTGTTCAGTGCACCAAACAAACCGACCGTTGTTGTTGATTATGCACATACACCAGATGCGTTAGAAAAAGCCTTAGCGGCAGCGCGTTTACATTGTAAAGGGCAACTTTGGTGCGTATTTGGGTGCGGTGGTGACCGTGACAAAGGCAAGCGCCCTCTGATGGGAGCAGCCGCAGAGGAGTATGCAGATAAAATCGTTATCACTGACGATAACCCACGCAGCGAAGACCCAATTGATATTATCAACGACATCATGGCGGGCTTATTAGATTCGAGCCGTGCTTTGGCCATTCCGGGTCGCCCAGAAGCCGTGACAAACACCATTTTACAAGCATCTCCTGATGATGTGATTGTGATCGCTGGTAAAGGTCATGAAGATTATCAAATTATTGGCAATCGTAAATTAGATTACTCAGACCGTTTAACGGTAGCACGTCTGTTGGGGGTAATCGCATGA
- the ftsI gene encoding peptidoglycan glycosyltransferase FtsI: MKAPKTAKNKKQEESTSFVRWRFILLCGCIVLALAGLLTRVAYLQIIAPEKLVKEGDMRSLRVQEVATSRGMISDREGRQLAVSVPVNAIWADPKEVFEKGGISNDEHWKALADALEIPLEQITSKISANPRGRFVYLARQVNPSIGDYVKKLKIPGIYLRKESRRYYPSGPVTAHLLGVTNIDGEGIEGVEKSFDRWLKGAPGERTVRKDRNGRVIETISSIDSQAAHNLTLSIDERIQSIVYRELTRGVQENKAESGVAILVDVHTGEILAMANSLSYNPNNLTGTSMDAMRNRAITDIFEPGSTVKPMVVMSALHNRIIKENSVINTYPYRISGHEIKDVARYAELTITGILQKSSNVGVSKLALAMPATELVDVYSRFGFGKPTNLGLVGESSGIFPSKKTRWSDLDRATFSFGYGQMVTPLQLARAYATIGSFGIYRPLSITKVDPPVSGTRVFPEPIMRTVVHMMESVALPGGGGARAAIKGYRIAIKTGTAKKVGPEGRYINKYLAYAAGVAPASNPRYALVVLINEPSAGSYYGGAVSAPVFGSIMGGVLRLMNVEPDALQPNEQNEIVNSQKEVKSGRS, translated from the coding sequence ATGAAAGCACCAAAAACAGCGAAAAATAAGAAACAAGAAGAAAGCACCAGCTTTGTCCGCTGGCGCTTTATTTTGCTGTGCGGATGCATTGTCTTGGCGTTAGCAGGGTTGCTAACTCGGGTGGCTTATCTGCAAATTATTGCGCCAGAGAAACTGGTGAAAGAAGGCGATATGCGCTCTTTACGAGTGCAAGAAGTTGCAACCTCTCGAGGTATGATAAGCGACCGAGAAGGGCGGCAACTGGCGGTAAGTGTGCCCGTCAATGCGATTTGGGCAGACCCCAAAGAGGTGTTTGAAAAAGGGGGGATCAGCAATGACGAACACTGGAAAGCACTGGCAGACGCACTTGAAATTCCACTAGAACAAATTACGAGCAAAATATCGGCCAATCCAAGAGGCCGTTTTGTGTATTTAGCGCGCCAAGTTAACCCCTCTATTGGTGATTACGTTAAAAAATTAAAAATACCGGGTATTTACTTACGCAAAGAATCTCGTCGTTATTACCCATCAGGCCCAGTTACCGCTCACTTATTAGGGGTAACAAACATTGATGGTGAAGGGATTGAAGGGGTTGAAAAAAGCTTTGACCGTTGGTTAAAAGGTGCGCCGGGCGAACGTACTGTCCGCAAAGACCGTAATGGGCGAGTGATTGAAACGATTTCGTCTATTGACAGCCAAGCTGCGCATAATTTGACATTAAGTATTGATGAACGAATTCAATCGATTGTTTACCGTGAACTAACACGTGGCGTGCAGGAAAACAAAGCTGAATCGGGTGTGGCAATTTTAGTGGATGTTCATACCGGTGAAATTTTAGCTATGGCGAATAGCCTATCCTACAACCCAAATAACTTAACCGGTACATCAATGGATGCAATGCGTAACCGCGCCATTACGGATATTTTCGAACCGGGTTCGACGGTAAAACCGATGGTGGTAATGAGTGCGCTACATAACAGAATTATTAAAGAAAACTCAGTAATTAATACTTATCCATATCGTATTAGCGGCCATGAAATCAAAGACGTAGCACGATATGCAGAGCTAACAATTACTGGGATTTTACAGAAGTCGAGTAACGTAGGTGTTTCAAAACTTGCGTTAGCGATGCCTGCCACTGAGCTGGTGGATGTGTATAGCCGCTTTGGGTTTGGCAAGCCGACTAATCTGGGGTTAGTCGGGGAAAGTAGTGGCATCTTTCCAAGTAAAAAAACACGGTGGTCTGATTTAGATAGGGCCACCTTTTCTTTTGGCTACGGGCAAATGGTAACACCGTTACAGTTAGCGCGAGCCTACGCAACCATTGGTAGTTTTGGTATTTATCGGCCGCTATCCATCACAAAAGTTGATCCTCCTGTGTCAGGAACACGCGTTTTTCCTGAACCAATCATGCGAACAGTGGTTCATATGATGGAAAGCGTGGCTTTACCCGGAGGCGGGGGAGCACGAGCGGCAATTAAAGGCTACCGTATTGCGATTAAAACAGGGACTGCGAAAAAAGTGGGGCCTGAAGGGCGTTATATTAATAAATATTTAGCTTACGCTGCTGGTGTTGCTCCTGCGAGCAATCCACGCTATGCGTTAGTGGTGCTTATTAATGAGCCAAGCGCGGGTAGTTATTATGGTGGTGCAGTATCTGCACCGGTATTTGGTTCGATTATGGGCGGCGTTTTACGGTTGATGAACGTTGAACCTGATGCATTGCAACCAAATGAACAAAATGAAATTGTAAATAGTCAAAAAGAGGTTAAAAGTGGCAGATCGTAA
- the ilvN gene encoding acetolactate synthase small subunit, which produces MRRILSVLLENESGALSRVIGLFSQRGYNIESLTVAPTDDPTLSRMTIQTKGDAKVLEQIEKQLHKLVDVLRVSELTASAHIEREIMLVKLQASGYGRDEVKRCADIFRGQIVDVTPTLYTVQLAGTSEKLDAFIESVRGVAEIVEVVRSGIVGVSRGDKIMR; this is translated from the coding sequence ATGCGTCGTATTTTATCCGTTTTATTAGAAAATGAATCAGGTGCTTTGTCCCGTGTCATCGGTCTGTTTTCTCAGCGTGGTTATAATATTGAAAGTTTGACCGTTGCACCAACAGATGACCCAACCTTGTCACGTATGACTATCCAAACGAAAGGGGATGCAAAGGTTCTTGAGCAAATTGAGAAACAACTGCATAAATTGGTTGATGTGTTGCGTGTCAGTGAGCTGACGGCGTCAGCACATATCGAACGTGAAATCATGTTAGTGAAGCTACAAGCCTCTGGATATGGGCGTGACGAAGTGAAGCGTTGTGCGGATATTTTCCGTGGACAAATTGTTGACGTCACTCCAACGCTTTATACCGTTCAGCTAGCGGGAACAAGCGAAAAACTGGATGCTTTCATCGAATCAGTACGTGGTGTTGCTGAAATTGTTGAAGTTGTACGCTCAGGGATCGTCGGTGTTTCACGCGGTGATAAAATTATGCGATGA
- the rsmH gene encoding 16S rRNA (cytosine(1402)-N(4))-methyltransferase RsmH, with translation MTQQQFKHVTVLLDEAVNGLNIKPNGIYIDGTFGRGGHSRLILSQLGEQGRLIAIDRDPEAIKAAQAIDDPRFMIKHGPFSAIAEYVEEEGLVGQIDGVLLDLGVSSPQLDDPERGFSFMRDGPLDMRMDPTKGQSAQQWLMDAEADDIAWVLKTFGEERFAKRIARAIVERNHNPEEEPLTRTRHLAELIAKVSPMKDRHKHPATRSFQAIRIYINSELEEIEKALEGAMNVLAPQGRLSVISFHSLEDRLVKRFIRKNSKGPSVPAGIPLTETQIKALGAAQLRDLGKMKPSENEIDENPRARSSVLRFAEKAAE, from the coding sequence ATGACGCAACAGCAATTTAAACACGTAACAGTATTACTGGATGAAGCCGTGAACGGCTTAAACATTAAACCTAACGGTATCTATATCGATGGCACATTTGGGCGTGGGGGCCATTCAAGGCTGATATTAAGCCAGCTTGGCGAACAAGGGCGGTTGATCGCCATTGACCGTGACCCAGAAGCGATAAAAGCAGCTCAAGCAATTGATGACCCTCGTTTTATGATTAAACACGGCCCATTTTCTGCGATTGCAGAGTATGTGGAAGAAGAAGGTTTAGTTGGGCAAATTGATGGTGTATTGCTGGATTTAGGCGTCTCTTCACCGCAGTTAGATGACCCAGAGCGTGGCTTTTCATTTATGCGTGACGGGCCGTTAGATATGCGAATGGACCCAACCAAAGGGCAATCTGCACAGCAATGGTTGATGGACGCAGAAGCGGATGACATTGCTTGGGTTTTAAAAACTTTTGGTGAAGAGCGTTTTGCGAAACGAATTGCGAGAGCGATTGTTGAGCGTAACCATAACCCAGAAGAAGAGCCATTAACACGCACACGGCACCTGGCTGAATTAATCGCAAAAGTTAGTCCGATGAAAGATCGGCACAAACACCCAGCGACGCGTAGCTTCCAAGCCATACGGATTTATATCAATAGTGAATTGGAAGAGATAGAAAAAGCGCTAGAAGGCGCAATGAACGTTTTAGCTCCACAAGGTCGTTTATCGGTTATCAGCTTCCATTCTTTGGAAGACAGGTTAGTAAAGCGGTTTATCCGCAAAAACAGTAAAGGGCCATCAGTACCAGCAGGTATTCCGCTAACTGAAACGCAGATTAAAGCATTAGGCGCAGCGCAGTTACGTGACCTAGGCAAGATGAAACCTTCTGAAAACGAAATTGACGAAAATCCACGCGCACGGAGTTCTGTGTTGCGGTTTGCTGAAAAGGCGGCGGAATAA